In Humulus lupulus chromosome 7, drHumLupu1.1, whole genome shotgun sequence, the following are encoded in one genomic region:
- the LOC133791085 gene encoding glucan endo-1,3-beta-glucosidase-like, with amino-acid sequence MENLYPFHLLCFIILFAVYFSTPGDSAYSIGINYGTVGNNLPPPSQVAKFLKTQTTIDRVKIFDANPDILRAFSNTGIALTVTVGNGDVPALAKLPGAQSWVANNILPFHPQTVINRIAVGNEILATSDKDLIAHLLPAMKSLHSALKLANITSVQVSTPHSLGILAANSEPPSSAQFRSGYDKVVFAPMLEYHRETKSPFMINPYPFFGLSDTTLNYALFKPNGGVFDHVTGVNYTNMFDAQMDAVFSAMKKLGFEDVDVVVAETGWPSVGDPNQLGVSVENALSYNGNLVKHVSSGKGTPLMPNRTFETYIFSLFNENLKPTISEQNYGLFRPDLTPVYDVDILRNDQALGPTSSVAQAPSTVGEAPSAPSSTVGEAPSAPSSTVGEAPTAPSSTVGQAPSNVDQGKRWCVPKSNVSDEALQKNIDYVCSIKVDCKPIQSGGPCFEPNTIRSHASYAMNAYYQKFGPQDNNCDFNHTGVVTFTDPSYKTCTYPFQGVDLKLEKSVAEGGPAKMWTILEIFIGVACYTISRHLL; translated from the exons ATGGAAAACTTGTACCCTTTTCATCTCCTCTGTTTCATCATTCTCTTCGCCGTTTATTTCTCCACCCCCGGCGATTCCGCATATTCCATCGGCATCAACTACGGAACCGTCGGAAATAACCTCCCGCCGCCTTCCCAAGTTGCTAAGTTCCTCAAGACCCAAACAACCATCGACCGGGTCAAAATCTTCGATGCCAACCCAGACATACTCCGGGCCTTTTCCAATACCGGAATCGCCCTGACTGTCACCGTCGGAAACGGCGACGTTCCGGCACTCGCTAAGCTTCCCGGTGCTCAGTCATGGGTCGCAAACAACATTTTACCGTTTCACCCTCAGACGGTGATTAATCGAATTGCCGTCGGAAATGAAATCCTCGCCACTTCGGATAAGGACCTCATCGCCCATCTATTACCGGCCATGAAATCTCTTCACTCTGCTCTGAAGTTAGCTAACATTACCAGTGTTCAAGTCTCGACTCCTCACTCGCTGGGCATACTCGCCGCGAACTCGGAGCCACCGAGTTCGGCTCAGTTCCGAAGCGGTTACGACAAGGTAGTTTTCGCTCCGATGCTCGAGTACCATAGAGAAACCAAATCCCCGTTTATGATAAACCCGTACCCGTTTTTCGGGTTATCAGACACGACTCTGAACTACGCTCTATTTAAGCCAAACGGCGGCGTTTTCGACCACGTGACGGGGGTAAACTACACCAACATGTTCGACGCCCAGATGGACGCGGTTTTCTCGGCCATGAAGAAGTTGGGATTCGAAGACGTGGATGTCGTCGTTGCGGAGACGGGTTGGCCCTCGGTGGGTGACCCGAACCAGCTCGGTGTGAGCGTGGAAAACGCCTTGTCGTATAACGGAAACCTCGTGAAGCACGTGAGTTCCGGTAAAGGAACGCCGTTAATGCCAAACAGGACTTTCGAGACCTACATTTTTTCTTTGTTCAACGAGAACCTCAAACCCACCATTTCGGAGCAAAATTACGGGTTGTTCAGGCCGGATCTAACTCCGGTCTACGATGTGGACATTTTACGAAATGATCAG GCATTGGGTCCTACATCTTCTGTGGCTCAAGCCCCATCCACCGTTGGTGAAGCCCCGTCGGCCCCATCATCCACCGTTGGTGAAGCCCCGTCGGCCCCATCATCTACCGTTGGTGAGGCCCCGACGGCCCCATCATCCACCGTTGGTCAAGCCCCATCTAACGTTGATCAGGGGAAAAGGTGGTGCGTGCCTAAATCGAACGTGTCTGATGAGGCATTACAGAAGAACATAGACTACGTGTGTAGCATCAAAGTAGACTGCAAGCCCATACAATCTGGTGGGCCGTGCTTTGAGCCCAATACAATCAGATCACATGCGTCGTACGCAATGAACGCTTACTACCAGAAATTTGGGCCTCAGGATAACAACTGTGACTTCAACCACACCGGAGTAGTTACTTTCACCGACCCTA GTTACAAGACTTGCACGTATCCATTTCAAGGTGTGGATTTGAAGTTGGAAAAGTCGGTCGCAGAAGGAGGCCCTGCGAAAATGTGGACCATCCTTGAGATATTTATTGGAGTAGCTTGTTATACCATATCTAGACACCTCCTGTAA